One segment of Aquimarina sp. BL5 DNA contains the following:
- a CDS encoding homogentisate 1,2-dioxygenase, protein MPFYHSLGKIPPKRHTIFRKPDGNLYYEQLFGTIGFDGMSTNSYHNHRPTQVKEIKGSYSVAPEIAINNNIKSYRLHGFKVKPENDYLQSRKNVLTNSDVSIILSAPQESTSEYFYKNTDADELIFIHRGSGKFRSHLGNLDFKYGDYILIPRGTIYKLDFDTIDNRLFIVESRRPIYTPKRYRNWFGQLLEHSPFCERDLRAPYELECNDEKGDFLIKVKKQDEIFDMIYATHPFDVVGYDGYSFPYAFSIHDFEPITGRIHQPPPVHQTFETDAFVVCSFVPRLYDYHPDSIPAPYNHSNIDSDEVLYYVDGDFMSRNDIDAGHISLHPAGIPHGPHPGAVERSIGKTKTDELAVMVDTFKPLMVTKEAMKIADEEYHKSWLE, encoded by the coding sequence ATGCCTTTTTATCATTCTTTAGGTAAAATACCTCCTAAGCGTCATACGATATTCAGAAAACCTGACGGAAATCTGTATTATGAACAATTATTCGGAACCATTGGTTTTGATGGGATGTCTACTAATTCATATCACAACCACCGTCCTACTCAAGTAAAAGAAATTAAAGGAAGTTACAGTGTAGCTCCAGAAATTGCAATTAATAACAATATTAAATCCTACCGTCTTCACGGTTTTAAAGTAAAGCCAGAAAATGACTATTTGCAGAGTAGAAAAAATGTACTAACCAATAGTGATGTAAGTATTATTTTGTCTGCTCCTCAGGAATCTACTTCAGAGTATTTTTATAAAAATACAGATGCGGATGAATTAATTTTTATACATCGCGGAAGTGGTAAATTTAGAAGTCACTTAGGAAATTTGGATTTTAAATATGGAGACTATATTTTAATACCGAGAGGTACTATCTATAAATTAGATTTTGATACGATAGATAATCGTTTATTTATTGTAGAATCCAGAAGACCTATTTATACGCCGAAAAGATACAGAAACTGGTTTGGACAATTGCTGGAACATTCACCTTTTTGTGAGCGAGATCTAAGAGCTCCTTACGAATTAGAATGCAATGATGAAAAAGGAGATTTCTTAATCAAAGTAAAAAAGCAAGACGAGATCTTTGATATGATCTATGCCACCCATCCTTTTGATGTAGTAGGTTATGATGGATACAGCTTTCCGTATGCATTCTCAATTCACGATTTTGAACCAATTACTGGTAGAATACATCAGCCACCTCCGGTACATCAAACTTTTGAAACAGATGCGTTTGTAGTTTGTTCATTTGTCCCAAGACTATACGATTATCATCCTGATAGTATTCCTGCTCCTTACAATCATAGTAATATCGATAGTGATGAAGTTCTGTATTATGTAGATGGTGATTTTATGAGTAGAAATGATATTGACGCTGGTCATATCTCTCTGCATCCAGCTGGTATTCCTCATGGACCTCATCCAGGTGCTGTAGAAAGAAGTATTGGCAAGACCAAAACAGATGAGCTAGCGGTAATGGTGGACACTTTTAAACCACTTATGGTGACCAAAGAAGCTATGAAAATAGCGGATGAAGAGTATCATAAATCTTGGTTAGAATAG
- the hppD gene encoding 4-hydroxyphenylpyruvate dioxygenase yields MSTNISSQNLEKIIPEAEDFLPLLGTDFVELYVGNAKQAAYYYQTAWGFQPIAYAGLETGLKDRVSYVLRQDKITLVLTSPLQPDGDINKHINAHGDGVKVVALWVDDATKSYEETTKRGAESYMKPITKEDKDGKVVFSGIHTYGETVHVFVERKNYHGAFLPGYMPWNKSYKTEYNGLKYIDHMVGNVGWNEMNKWCEFYAKVMGFAQLVSFDDKDISTEYTALMSKVMSNGNGRIKFPINEPAEGRKKSQIEEYIDFYNGAGVQHMALATDNIIETVTALDNRGVEFLTVPASYYETVLDRVGEIDEDLEPLKELGILIDRDDEGYLLQIFTKPILDRPTMFFEIIQRKGAQSFGKGNFKALFEAIEREQEQRGTL; encoded by the coding sequence ATGTCAACAAATATATCCTCTCAGAATTTAGAAAAAATAATTCCTGAAGCTGAAGATTTCTTACCTCTTTTAGGAACGGACTTTGTAGAATTATATGTCGGTAACGCAAAACAAGCTGCATACTACTATCAAACAGCTTGGGGGTTTCAACCAATTGCATATGCCGGATTAGAAACAGGTCTTAAGGATCGAGTTTCTTATGTCTTACGACAGGACAAAATTACTTTAGTACTCACATCTCCCTTACAACCGGATGGAGACATTAACAAACATATTAATGCACATGGTGATGGTGTAAAAGTTGTTGCGCTTTGGGTAGATGATGCTACAAAAAGTTATGAAGAAACAACCAAGCGTGGTGCAGAATCCTATATGAAACCAATTACAAAAGAAGATAAAGATGGTAAAGTAGTTTTTTCTGGGATACATACCTATGGAGAAACTGTTCATGTATTTGTAGAGAGAAAAAATTATCACGGAGCATTCTTACCAGGTTACATGCCTTGGAACAAATCCTACAAAACAGAGTATAATGGGCTTAAATATATAGATCACATGGTAGGAAATGTTGGCTGGAATGAAATGAATAAATGGTGTGAATTTTATGCTAAAGTTATGGGGTTTGCACAACTGGTATCCTTTGATGACAAAGATATTTCTACAGAATATACCGCATTAATGAGTAAGGTAATGAGTAACGGAAATGGTAGAATAAAATTTCCTATAAATGAACCGGCTGAAGGAAGAAAAAAATCTCAAATCGAAGAATATATTGATTTTTATAATGGAGCAGGTGTTCAACATATGGCTCTAGCTACAGATAATATTATAGAAACGGTTACAGCACTTGATAATCGTGGAGTAGAATTTCTAACCGTACCTGCCAGTTACTATGAAACTGTTTTAGATAGAGTTGGAGAAATTGATGAAGATCTCGAACCATTAAAGGAGCTTGGAATTCTTATTGACCGTGATGATGAGGGTTATCTTTTACAAATTTTCACCAAACCTATTTTAGACCGTCCGACCATGTTTTTCGAAATAATACAAAGAAAAGGCGCACAATCTTTTGGGAAAGGTAATTTTAAAGCTCTTTTTGAAGCGATAGAAAGAGAGCAAGAACAAAGAGGAACTTTATAG
- a CDS encoding tryptophan 2,3-dioxygenase family protein: MDESIKPEIAEKIRQLEKKFKNSGQDLGSYLDGLLHDRYLTYWDYIHLDTLLSLQIPRTHFPDEEIFIMYHQITELYFKLIIHELKQIIDDKLQTAEFFTKKLDRINRYFRVLIDSFDVMIKGMDKEQFLKYRMSLLPASGFQSVQFRMIEIYATPLVNLVNSKERSQFSEEDPLEEVYEHLYWKSGATDIKTGEKTLTLKQFEYRYTPRMMRIAHQVKQSTIYHRYLELPEKEQNNVQLINALRTFDTNVNINWLLMHMGAAYRYLNRDKGQVLATGGTNWKKFLPPSFQRIIFFPDLWSAEEKENWGQQWVTHQFNTTK; encoded by the coding sequence ATGGACGAATCCATAAAGCCTGAGATTGCTGAAAAAATTAGGCAACTCGAGAAAAAGTTCAAAAATTCTGGTCAGGATCTAGGATCCTATTTAGATGGCCTACTGCACGACCGATACCTTACTTATTGGGATTATATTCATCTAGACACCTTACTTAGTTTACAAATCCCAAGAACACATTTCCCTGATGAGGAAATTTTTATTATGTATCATCAGATCACCGAGCTTTACTTTAAGTTAATTATTCACGAGCTAAAACAGATCATTGATGATAAATTACAAACCGCAGAATTCTTTACAAAAAAGCTAGACCGAATCAATAGATACTTTAGAGTACTAATAGACTCGTTTGATGTTATGATCAAAGGAATGGATAAAGAGCAGTTTCTAAAATACAGAATGTCTTTATTACCAGCCAGTGGATTTCAATCAGTACAATTTAGGATGATAGAAATATATGCTACTCCTTTAGTTAATCTGGTAAACAGTAAAGAAAGAAGTCAATTCTCTGAAGAAGATCCACTGGAAGAAGTATACGAACACTTATACTGGAAGTCCGGTGCAACGGATATCAAGACTGGAGAAAAAACATTAACACTAAAACAATTCGAATATAGGTATACACCTAGAATGATGCGTATTGCACATCAGGTAAAACAGAGTACTATTTATCATAGATATCTGGAACTTCCAGAAAAAGAACAAAATAATGTGCAGCTTATTAATGCATTACGTACTTTTGACACCAATGTAAATATTAATTGGTTATTAATGCATATGGGTGCCGCCTACAGGTATCTCAATAGAGATAAAGGTCAAGTATTGGCTACAGGAGGAACCAACTGGAAAAAGTTTTTACCCCCTAGTTTTCAAAGGATTATATTTTTTCCTGATCTTTGGAGCGCAGAAGAAAAAGAAAATTGGGGACAACAATGGGTTACCCATCAATTTAATACCACAAAATAG
- the pgi gene encoding glucose-6-phosphate isomerase produces the protein MALPTINPTTTKAWEALQNHFENIKDSHLKDLFAQSPNRAEIFSIDWNDFYVDYSKNRIDETTKKLLIDLAKEVQLDKAIQNYFGGEIINETEERAVLHTALRTPSSNTVNVDGKNVVSEVSAVKNKIETFCNKVINGELKGYTNKPFTDIVNIGIGGSDLGPAMITESLEHYKNHLKVHFISNVDGDHVHQNLKNLDPETTLFVVVSKTFSTQETLSNATTARSWFTKQASLEAVSKHFVAVSSNISNVTKFGIDSSNIFPLWDWVGGRFSLWSAVGLSISLSVGYKNFESLLEGAHEMDEHFRTANFEENIPVVLGMLSVWYNNFFGAESEAIIPYSQYLHRLPAYLQQGIMESNGKSVDRNGNPIDYQTGTIIWGEPGTNAQHAFFQLIHQGTKLIPAEFIGFKHSLFGDKDHQDKLMANFFAQTEALMNGKTETEVLEELKSKNLPEDKLKQLVPFKIFTGNKPTTTLLINKLTPKSLGALVSMYEQRIFVQGIIWNIFSYDQWGVELGKQLATKILNEIDNSQISDHDSSTKTLLKKYLS, from the coding sequence ATGGCATTACCAACTATTAACCCTACCACCACAAAAGCTTGGGAAGCTTTACAAAACCATTTTGAGAATATAAAAGACTCCCATTTAAAAGATCTTTTTGCTCAATCTCCAAATCGAGCTGAAATATTCTCTATCGATTGGAACGATTTTTATGTGGATTATTCTAAAAATCGAATTGATGAAACAACAAAAAAACTTTTAATAGACCTTGCTAAAGAAGTACAGCTTGATAAAGCAATACAAAACTATTTTGGAGGAGAAATCATAAACGAAACAGAAGAAAGAGCAGTACTTCATACAGCCCTTAGAACTCCGTCTAGTAACACTGTTAATGTAGATGGAAAAAATGTAGTCTCTGAAGTATCTGCTGTAAAAAATAAAATAGAAACCTTCTGTAACAAGGTCATTAATGGGGAATTAAAAGGATACACCAATAAACCATTCACAGATATTGTAAATATTGGTATTGGTGGTTCTGATCTTGGACCTGCTATGATCACGGAATCTTTAGAACATTATAAAAACCATCTAAAAGTACATTTTATATCTAATGTAGATGGTGACCACGTACATCAAAACTTAAAAAATCTTGATCCTGAAACCACCTTATTTGTAGTAGTTTCTAAGACTTTCTCTACACAAGAAACATTATCCAATGCCACTACTGCCAGAAGTTGGTTTACAAAACAAGCTTCTCTAGAGGCAGTGAGCAAACATTTTGTTGCTGTATCAAGCAACATCTCTAATGTGACCAAATTCGGCATTGATTCATCTAATATTTTCCCGTTATGGGATTGGGTCGGAGGCCGTTTTTCACTTTGGAGCGCGGTAGGATTATCGATCAGTTTATCTGTAGGGTACAAAAACTTTGAATCCCTATTAGAAGGCGCACATGAAATGGATGAACATTTTAGAACTGCCAATTTTGAAGAAAATATACCTGTTGTTTTAGGAATGCTTAGTGTATGGTATAACAATTTCTTTGGTGCAGAAAGTGAAGCCATCATTCCATACTCTCAATACCTTCATAGATTACCAGCATATCTGCAGCAAGGCATTATGGAAAGTAATGGTAAAAGTGTAGATCGTAACGGAAATCCCATTGACTACCAAACAGGAACTATTATCTGGGGAGAACCAGGAACTAATGCTCAGCATGCATTCTTTCAGTTAATTCATCAAGGCACAAAACTTATTCCTGCGGAATTCATAGGTTTTAAACATTCCTTATTTGGAGATAAAGATCATCAGGATAAATTAATGGCCAATTTCTTTGCACAAACCGAAGCTTTAATGAATGGAAAAACTGAAACTGAAGTGCTGGAAGAGTTGAAATCAAAAAATCTTCCTGAAGACAAACTAAAACAGTTGGTACCTTTCAAAATCTTTACGGGTAATAAACCAACCACCACCTTACTTATTAACAAATTAACTCCTAAAAGCTTAGGAGCATTGGTATCCATGTATGAGCAACGAATTTTTGTTCAAGGAATCATCTGGAATATATTTAGCTATGATCAATGGGGTGTAGAATTAGGTAAGCAATTAGCTACAAAAATTTTAAATGAAATCGATAATTCGCAGATTTCTGATCATGATTCGTCTACAAAAACACTGTTAAAAAAATATTTGAGTTAG
- a CDS encoding TonB-dependent receptor has product MKKITFLFIVILLATVSGTFAQGTVTGTVYDAESNAPLPGANILEVRTNNGTSSDFDGKFSLKVTNQKGMVNVSYVGFGSKNIPYDVTNGDVDLGIITLALDNSLEEIVIVGTGVVDLAEDRSTPIAVSTIKADEIQAKAAGNVELPEILKSTPSVFVSNQTGFGDGALFVRGFDDTNTAILLNGQPINSQEDGRVFWSNWAGLSDVATAVQIQRGLGSSKLAISSVGGTVNIVMKAADRSKGGYARFLGGNDSYAKGTLAYDTGMNEKGWAFSVLVDYWRAHRKWAEGTYGQGQNYYFAVGYKPNDDHAFNFLVTGAPQSHGQRWSQSQEIIDANPRYNQHWGYSGDLDLNANGGNGQFTSDIDSERANYYHKPVANLNWDWTLSEKSQLSSVLYASWGRGGSVGPRGARAQRTEDPDGDGPLSGQIDFYNTEQENLAIAGGIGGGRTGYVRRNSVNNHQWYGLISNFNTDLTETLSWNVGVDFRLYRGDHFRQITDFHGLQGWSDDRPDGGIVTESYDSNPWAALFSFADEDQRIDYDYSENINYQGVFSQIEYAGDKFSAFFQGAVSNQSFQRDGRFESTEGASGKSDKLNKIGYNLKGGLGYTIENMHTLYMNAGFYSRQPFLDNIFNNIRTSNELIQPEVDNEDITGVEFGYRFRAGRFNIDFNAYYTNWDNRTIVSFGRLDRNPVPTPDDDSDDAFINIYDRGINQIHAGAEAEFRYKATDWLNFKGYISGGSWRFNGTTNKQIIDDDTQEVISSEDDLDLSGVKVITAPQFTTGLGVNAKIYKGLSVDGNINYYAQQYVDDPESRGLQTRNIGTIKAYSLTDLGLTYDFKFDTQSLVFRANVYNVFDEVRKQATDDFGFFFTNGTTFNASVRYNF; this is encoded by the coding sequence ATGAAAAAAATTACATTTTTATTTATTGTAATTCTTTTGGCAACGGTCTCAGGAACGTTTGCACAAGGAACAGTAACGGGAACAGTATATGATGCTGAATCGAATGCTCCACTTCCTGGAGCAAATATTTTGGAAGTAAGAACTAATAATGGAACCTCATCTGACTTTGATGGAAAGTTCTCATTAAAAGTTACTAATCAAAAAGGAATGGTTAACGTTTCTTACGTTGGTTTTGGATCAAAAAATATTCCATATGACGTAACTAATGGAGATGTTGATTTAGGAATTATTACACTAGCATTAGACAATTCTTTAGAAGAGATTGTAATTGTGGGTACGGGAGTAGTAGATTTAGCAGAGGATAGAAGCACACCTATAGCGGTATCCACTATTAAAGCTGATGAAATCCAGGCTAAAGCTGCAGGTAATGTAGAATTACCAGAAATATTAAAAAGCACACCTTCAGTATTTGTATCTAACCAAACAGGATTTGGTGACGGAGCATTATTCGTAAGAGGATTTGATGACACTAACACTGCTATCCTTTTAAATGGACAACCTATCAACTCTCAAGAAGATGGACGTGTATTCTGGTCGAACTGGGCAGGTCTTTCGGATGTTGCGACTGCAGTACAAATCCAAAGAGGTTTAGGATCTTCAAAATTAGCTATTTCTTCAGTAGGTGGTACTGTTAACATTGTTATGAAAGCTGCTGATAGATCTAAAGGTGGTTATGCCAGATTCTTAGGAGGTAATGATAGCTATGCTAAAGGAACTTTAGCATATGATACAGGAATGAACGAAAAAGGATGGGCATTTTCTGTACTAGTAGATTATTGGAGAGCACATAGAAAATGGGCTGAAGGTACATATGGACAAGGACAAAATTACTATTTTGCTGTAGGTTATAAGCCAAATGACGACCATGCTTTTAACTTCTTAGTTACTGGTGCTCCACAATCACACGGTCAAAGATGGTCACAATCTCAGGAGATTATAGATGCAAATCCTAGGTATAATCAACATTGGGGTTACTCTGGAGATTTAGATCTAAATGCAAACGGAGGTAATGGACAATTCACTTCCGATATAGATTCTGAAAGAGCAAATTATTATCACAAACCAGTTGCTAACCTAAACTGGGATTGGACACTTAGTGAAAAATCACAATTATCTTCTGTTTTATATGCATCTTGGGGACGCGGTGGATCCGTAGGTCCTAGAGGAGCTAGAGCTCAGAGAACTGAAGATCCTGATGGAGATGGACCACTAAGTGGACAAATAGATTTTTATAACACCGAACAAGAAAACCTTGCTATTGCAGGTGGAATTGGTGGTGGTAGAACAGGATATGTAAGAAGAAATTCAGTAAATAATCACCAATGGTATGGTTTAATCTCCAACTTTAATACAGATCTTACGGAGACATTGTCTTGGAATGTTGGAGTAGATTTTAGATTGTACCGAGGTGATCACTTCAGACAAATTACTGATTTTCATGGACTTCAAGGCTGGTCGGATGATCGTCCTGATGGTGGTATAGTAACAGAATCCTATGATTCTAATCCTTGGGCAGCATTATTTAGTTTTGCCGACGAGGATCAGAGAATTGACTATGATTATTCAGAGAATATTAATTATCAAGGAGTATTCTCTCAGATTGAATATGCAGGTGATAAATTTAGCGCATTTTTTCAGGGAGCGGTTTCTAACCAATCGTTTCAAAGAGATGGTAGATTTGAAAGTACTGAGGGAGCAAGTGGAAAATCTGATAAATTGAATAAGATCGGATACAATTTAAAAGGAGGACTTGGGTATACGATAGAAAACATGCATACACTATATATGAATGCAGGGTTCTATTCAAGGCAACCATTTTTAGACAATATTTTTAACAATATTAGAACCTCCAACGAATTAATTCAGCCTGAGGTTGATAACGAAGATATTACTGGTGTTGAATTTGGATATCGATTTAGAGCAGGAAGGTTTAACATAGATTTTAATGCTTATTATACCAACTGGGATAATAGGACAATTGTTTCCTTTGGTAGACTTGATCGTAATCCTGTCCCTACTCCAGATGATGACTCTGATGATGCTTTTATAAACATTTACGATAGAGGAATTAATCAAATTCACGCAGGTGCTGAGGCAGAGTTTAGATATAAAGCAACTGATTGGTTAAATTTTAAGGGTTATATTTCTGGAGGTTCTTGGAGATTTAATGGAACTACTAATAAACAGATTATTGACGATGATACCCAAGAAGTGATATCTTCTGAGGATGACTTGGATCTAAGCGGTGTAAAGGTTATTACTGCTCCACAGTTTACCACTGGTTTAGGTGTTAATGCCAAAATTTATAAAGGCTTATCTGTAGACGGTAATATAAATTATTATGCACAACAATATGTCGACGATCCAGAATCGAGAGGATTACAAACAAGAAATATTGGTACAATCAAAGCATATTCCTTAACAGATCTTGGATTAACGTATGATTTCAAATTCGATACTCAAAGTTTAGTGTTTAGAGCAAATGTTTACAATGTATTCGACGAAGTAAGAAAGCAAGCAACCGATGATTTTGGTTTCTTCTTTACCAATGGTACTACATTTAATGCATCCGTACGTTATAACTTCTAA
- a CDS encoding four helix bundle protein: MTFNEKYKDNVILIKSFEFAIKIVEYSEELESFRKYVLANQLLKSGTSIGANIKEAQNAESKKDFIHKMKIAIKEADETEYWLFICDAIKNYPECKSLLFELESIIKILNKIISSSVKSLNK; this comes from the coding sequence ATGACTTTTAATGAAAAATATAAAGACAATGTAATTCTTATAAAAAGCTTTGAGTTTGCAATCAAAATTGTAGAATATTCTGAAGAATTGGAGTCTTTTAGGAAATATGTTCTGGCGAATCAATTACTTAAATCAGGAACTTCTATTGGTGCTAATATTAAAGAAGCGCAAAATGCTGAAAGTAAAAAAGACTTTATTCACAAAATGAAGATTGCTATAAAAGAAGCTGATGAAACAGAATATTGGTTGTTTATATGTGATGCCATAAAGAATTATCCTGAATGTAAATCGTTGCTATTTGAATTGGAGTCAATTATAAAAATTTTAAATAAAATTATAAGTTCTTCTGTTAAATCACTAAATAAATAG
- a CDS encoding DUF3108 domain-containing protein: MKRYLLLLLIFITTTSIAQDIHSSFENGEWFKFKIRYGIFTASYATLEVKNETLNGMPVHHIVGTGKSSGVLSMFFKVEDYYETYVDKTEVKPYRFIRKINEGGHTKDIEINFDHENKRAQVFNKKYNKKETFTIKDNIQDMMSSFYYLRNNIDVSSLKEGDEQLVNMFFDNENYLFKLRFLGRETVKMNGNKIRCLKFRPIVQAERVFKEEESLTVWVSDDDNRMPIRIKADILVGSINADLIAYKGLKHPLKIVID, encoded by the coding sequence ATGAAAAGATATCTTCTTTTATTGTTAATCTTTATTACAACAACCTCTATTGCTCAAGACATTCATAGCTCTTTTGAAAATGGAGAATGGTTTAAGTTCAAAATTCGTTATGGAATTTTTACCGCTAGTTATGCCACGTTAGAGGTTAAGAATGAAACACTAAATGGAATGCCGGTACATCATATTGTAGGTACAGGAAAATCTTCAGGAGTTCTTAGTATGTTTTTTAAGGTAGAAGATTATTATGAAACATATGTAGATAAAACCGAAGTCAAACCTTATCGTTTTATTCGTAAGATTAATGAAGGAGGGCACACAAAAGATATTGAGATTAATTTTGATCATGAAAACAAAAGAGCTCAAGTATTCAATAAAAAGTATAACAAAAAAGAAACATTTACTATCAAGGATAACATCCAGGATATGATGTCTTCATTTTATTATTTAAGAAATAATATTGATGTATCTTCGCTAAAAGAGGGGGACGAGCAATTAGTCAATATGTTTTTTGACAATGAAAACTACTTATTTAAACTACGTTTTTTAGGAAGAGAAACAGTTAAAATGAATGGTAACAAAATACGTTGTTTAAAATTTCGCCCGATAGTGCAAGCAGAAAGAGTATTTAAGGAAGAGGAAAGTTTAACAGTTTGGGTAAGTGATGATGATAATCGAATGCCGATTAGAATAAAAGCTGATATTCTTGTTGGATCTATTAATGCAGATTTAATAGCCTATAAAGGACTTAAACACCCTCTTAAAATTGTAATTGATTAA
- a CDS encoding peptidoglycan DD-metalloendopeptidase family protein, giving the protein MKNLGYILLLAVVLISCQQEKKEVEVVLPKVIEKIKEPPVVKEFGFNLNNFKVVRDTVRPGDSFGAILDSHGISRAKVFEISNKIKDTFNVARIMAGKAYAVLKSKDTTEQAQVFVYQNGLIDYTVVDFRDSIIARKSAKPVKIVERIASGTIESNLSQTFDDMDLSFLVAYKMADIYAWTIDFTRLQAGDQFKVIYTEKYINDTIPAGIGEIKASYFEHRSKPIYAFKFEDDTINGTSDYFDQEANNLRRAFLRAPVQFSRISSRYNLKRRIRYYGNKIRPHRGTDFAAPVGTPILATADGTVTKSERKGGNGKYVKIRHNATYDTQYLHMSRRAVKVGEYVRQGDVIGYIGMTGNTSGPHVCYRFWKNGKEVDPFREDLPASKPLNDSLRPAYFKHIEPMKTKLDSIIFKPKQEIL; this is encoded by the coding sequence TTGAAGAATTTAGGTTACATACTACTTTTAGCAGTAGTATTGATTTCATGTCAGCAAGAAAAAAAAGAAGTAGAAGTTGTTCTTCCTAAGGTAATTGAAAAAATAAAAGAGCCACCTGTTGTTAAAGAGTTTGGATTCAATCTTAACAACTTCAAAGTAGTTAGAGACACTGTCCGCCCAGGTGATAGTTTTGGAGCTATATTAGATAGTCACGGTATTTCTAGAGCTAAAGTTTTTGAAATTTCTAACAAAATTAAAGATACCTTTAATGTTGCCAGAATTATGGCAGGAAAAGCATATGCTGTTCTTAAATCTAAAGACACTACAGAGCAGGCGCAAGTTTTTGTATATCAAAATGGACTTATTGACTACACTGTTGTAGATTTTAGAGATAGTATTATTGCCAGAAAAAGTGCAAAACCAGTAAAAATAGTAGAAAGAATAGCTTCTGGAACTATAGAGAGCAATCTATCCCAGACCTTTGATGATATGGATCTTAGTTTTCTTGTTGCTTATAAAATGGCAGACATTTATGCCTGGACCATAGACTTCACAAGACTTCAAGCTGGAGATCAATTTAAAGTTATTTATACAGAGAAGTATATAAACGACACCATACCTGCAGGAATTGGTGAAATCAAAGCTTCGTATTTTGAACATCGAAGCAAACCAATATATGCCTTTAAATTCGAAGATGATACCATTAATGGGACATCAGATTATTTTGATCAGGAAGCAAACAATTTACGTAGAGCTTTTCTTAGAGCACCTGTTCAGTTTAGTAGAATTTCTTCCAGATATAATCTTAAGCGGAGAATACGATATTACGGAAACAAAATAAGACCGCATCGCGGAACAGACTTTGCCGCTCCAGTTGGGACTCCGATACTTGCAACCGCAGATGGTACAGTTACCAAGTCAGAACGCAAAGGAGGAAACGGAAAATATGTAAAAATCCGACATAATGCTACCTATGACACTCAATACCTTCATATGAGCAGACGTGCTGTAAAAGTAGGAGAATACGTAAGACAAGGAGATGTTATTGGTTATATCGGAATGACAGGGAATACCAGTGGACCACATGTATGTTACCGTTTCTGGAAAAATGGTAAGGAAGTAGATCCTTTCAGAGAAGATTTACCTGCCTCAAAGCCTCTAAATGATAGTTTACGACCTGCCTATTTTAAACATATTGAACCAATGAAAACAAAATTAGACAGTATTATATTCAAACCGAAACAAGAAATTTTATAA